GGGGCACGGCCGAGGAGGCGGTACGCGACGGGCAGGTCCGGCGTGAGGACGACCGCGTCGCACGGGATGCGGTCCTCGGTGGTCACGACGGCGGTGACGCGGTCGCCGGAGCGCTCCAGCCGGGTGACGTCCTGCCCGAAGCGCAGCTCGGCGCCCGCGTCGGCGGCGGCGTCCGCCATGGCCTGCGGCACGGCGTGCATGCCGCCGCGCGGGAAGTACACACCGGCGACGGTGTCCATGTAGGCGATGACGGCGTAGGCGGCCAGCGCCCGGGCCGGCGGCACGCCCGCGTACAGGGCCTGGAAGGAGAACACGCGGCGCAGGCGCTCGTCCTTGAGGTGGCGCCCGATGCCCGTGTCCAGCCGGCCGAAGCCGCGCAGTGCCGCGAGCCGGGCCAGGTCGGGCGTCAGCAGCTGCCAGGGGGAGTCGAAGTTGGCGTCGATGAAGTGGCGCATCTGGGCCCGGTACAGCCGCTCGAGCCAGTCGCGCAGCCGCCGGTATCCCGCGGCCTCCCCGGCGCCGGCGAACCGCCGCACCTCCGCCTCCATGGCTTCGGCGCCGGTGTGCACGTCGATGCTGCTGCCGTCGGCGAAGCGGGCCCGGTACGCCGGGTGGAGGGGGATCAGGTCGACGCGCTCGTACAGGCTGTCCCCGACCGCGGCGAACGCCTCGTCGGCGAGGTCGGGCATGGTCAGCACGGTGGGACCGGTGTCGAAGCGGTAGCCGCCGCGCACCAGGCGTCCGGCGCGGCCGCCGGGCAGCGGATCGCGTTCGACGACGGTGACCCGGCGTCCGGCGCCGAGCAGGTGCAGCGCGGCGGACAGTCCGGACAGCCCGGCGCCGACGACCACGACATGGTCCGTGCGCCCCGGGATCGTCCTGGTCATCGGGTGGCCCCCTCGGCGCCGGCGGTGAGCAGCAGTGACCCGGGCGAGCCGTTCCCGGCGTCGGACAGGCCGTCCTCGATGCGGGGCGAGCCGCGGGAGAGCCGCCCCTCGGGTGGCGCCCCGGCGGCCGAGTGCAGCAGTGCACGCAAGCGCTCACGGCCGTCCGTCTCCAGCACCGCGGTGTCCAGGTGGTGCATCCCCTGGGCGGCCAGCCGTTCGATCCTGGCCTCGACCGTCTCCCGCGCGCCGGTGGCCACGAGGACGCTCCGCACCTCGGCGAGACCGGCCTCGGACAGTTCGGCCCGGCCGAGCGAGTGCCGCAGCACCGCGAGGGCCTGGTGGTCGCCGGACGACTCGGCCCGGGCCTGCGCCACGGCGACGAGGTAGGTGGGCTTGCCCGAGCGGATGTCGCAGCCCGAGGGCTTGCCGGTCCGGCTCGCGCTGCCGAAGACGTCGTCGAGGTCGTCGCGGAGCTGGAACGCGATGCCGATGCACCGGCCGGCCGAACACAGTGCCGTGGTCGTGGCGGCGTCCGCGCCCGCCAGCGCGGCACCGAGGGCCAGCGGCCGTTCCACGGAGTACAGGGCGCTCTTGAGACAGGCGGCCCGGATCGCCCGGACCGAGGAGCGCGACGAGGTGGTCTGGCCCTGGAGGTCCAGGTACTGCCCGGCGACCATCTCCGTCCGCATGGCGCTCCACAGGCCGCGCACCCGGCGTGCGGTGTCCGGCGCCGACTCGGTCTCGGCGAGCACGTCGTCCGCCCACACCAGGGCCAGGTCCCCGGCGAGGATCGCCGCCGCCTCGCCGAAACGCGTGCCCTGATGAGAGGAGCGGGCCGCGTCGGCGTACTGGGCTTCGACGTCCGCGTGCAGGGAGGGCCGGCCGCGGCGCAGCCGGGAGCCGTCCATCACGTCGTCGTGGACCAGCGCGCAGGTCTGGATGAGTTCGAGCGCGGCGCCGACGCGCAGGGCGGCCGCCGCGGCCGGGCCCTTCCCGCCGCAGGCACGCAGGGCCCACCACACGAACTGCGACCGGGTGCGCTTGCCGCCGTCCAGGGTGAAACGGGCGACCCGGTCGGCGAGGTCGTGGGCGAACACCGGATCGAGGGCGCCGGCCCGGGCGGCGCGTTCGGCCAGAATGCGGTCGAGCACGTGTCCGACGGCTGCGGGGACGTCGTCGTCGAGGGCCCGCAGGTCGCTCACATCCGGAAGGAACGGGGCGAAGGCAGCGTCTTCCGGCCGGCTGCCGGGTGCGCCGGCGGGCCCCGTGAGGTGCGGGTGCGCACCGGGGCCGGAGGTCTGCCCGGGCCCGTGGTGCGGGCCGGGCGGCGGTCCGGCCGCATGGTGGTCCTTCGCCTCGCTGGGGCGCATCCCGGTTCCTCTCGTCAGCTCGAAAGCTCGCCTTGTGTACACGCATTCCGCGTCGACGGCGGACTCGGATGCGCCATGCGGGGGAAAGTCCGGCTGCGGCCCGTCTCCGGGCGGGGCTCACACCCGACGCGGTGGACGAGTGCCACGGCAGCGGCCCCGCTCACCTGCCGAGTTGCGCCGGCCCGCGTCCGGATCACTTCGGTGTCCACCGCGGATCGCTTTCGCGTGCGGATCGGTTCGTCTCCGTATCCGGTCCGGCCTGCTTCTGTGTGCGCTCGGGATCGCTTCCGTGTGCGGTTCGGATCGTCTCCGTAGCTGACGCGATCGTCTCCACGGCTGGCCGGCAGGCCGGGCACCCGACGGGGTGCCGCCCGCCCGTGGACCCGGGCCCCGCCCGTCTCATGGCCCCGGGCCCGCCCGGCCCCGTACTTCGGGCCCGCCCCGGCCGCAAGCAGCCGGCCGGACGGGGACGACCGCGCGGCGGGCCGTGCAGCACAAGTGCGGCGCTCGGTCACTGCCCAGCGTGGCCTGCATCCGCAAGGGCACCCGAGCGTGAATGCTTCCGACAACGCGCACGGGGCTGCGCGGAAGGAGGGAACGCTCATGCTCGACGCGGACGTGGCCATCGTGGGCGCGGGAGCCGCGGGACTGTCCCTGGCCCACCGGCTGTCGCACCGCGCGCCCGGGACGCGTCGGCTGTCGGTGCTCCTGGTGGAGGCCCCGCCCGGCCCCCTGCGGCCGCCCAGCCGGACCTGGTGCTTCTGGGAGCGCGGCCGGGGACGCTACGACGCGGCCGTGACCGCGACCTGGCAGCGGCTGCGGGTCCACACCCCGGACGGACGGGCCGTCGAGGACTGCATCGCGCCGCTGCGGTACAAGATGATCCGCTCGGACGACTTCGAGGGCCTGATCGCGCACGATCTCGCGCAGAGCGGCCAGGTCCGGCGGCTCGAGGCGACCGCCGAGACGGTCGAGGGCGTCCCCGGCGGGGCCCAGGTCCTCACCCGCACCGCCGACGGACGTGCACAGACCGTCCGCGCCCGCTGGGTGTTCGACTCGCGCCCGCTCGGCAGCCTCCCGGCGGCCCGCACCACGCTGCTCCAGCACTTCCACGGCTGGTTCGTCCGCTCCGACCGGCCGGTCTTCGACGTCGGCACGGTCGAACTCATGGACTTCCGCACGCCGCAGCCGCCGAGGGGCCTGTCCTTCGGCTACGTCCTGCCCACCGGCGACCGGCAGGCCCTCGTCGAGTACACCGAGTTCTCCCCCCAGGTCCTGTCCCCGCAGGGTTACGAGGCCGCGCTGCGCCGGTACACCGAGGACGTCCTCGGCCTCACCGGGTTCGAGGTCGTGTCGACCGAGACCGGGGTGATCCCGATGACCGACGCCCCGTTCGCCCGGCAGTCGGCCCAGTCGGTCTTCCGCATCGGTGCGGCGGGAGGCGCGACCCGCCCGTCCACCGGCTACACCTTCGCCGCCGTACAGCGCCAGACACGAGCCGTCGCCCGTGCCCTGGCGGCAGGGCGCCGCCCGCTGCCGCCACCCGCCCACTCGGCCCGCTCCCGCGCCATGGACGCGGTGATGCTGCGCGCCCTCGACAGCGGTCGGGTCGCCGGCGCCGACTTCTTCGCGCACCTCTTCACCCGGGTGCCGATGGAGCGGCTGCTGCGCTTCCTCGACGGCCGCACCCGTCTCCACGAGGACCTCTCCGTCGGGATCCGCACCCCCGTACTGCCGATGCTCCGCTCCGCCGCGGAGCTCCCCTGTCTGCCCCGCCGCCCCTTCCCCGGACCGTGACCGCCCCGCGGACGCGGTCCGTGCCCTCCTGAGGAGAACCGGATGACCCTGCTGCGCGACGCGGACCTGGCCGCCGCGTTCGACCACGCCGCCCGCAGCTACGACACGCTGGTGGCCGCCAACCCGGGCTACCACGCCCAGCTGCGCCGTTCCGCGCGCCGCCTCGGCCTGCCGGACGGCGGGCGCGGCATGCGCGTCCTCGACCTCGGCTGCGGCACCGGCGCCTCGACCGCCGCCCTCGCCGCCGTTCTCCCCGACGCCGAGATCACGGCGGTGGACGCCTCCGCCGGAATGCTGGAGCGAGCGGCCGCGAAGCCCTGGACGGACAACGTGACCTTCGTGCACGCCCCGGCGGAACAGCTGGCGCAGGCCGGCGTCGCCGGCCCGTTCGACGCCGTGTTCGCGGCCTACCTCTTCCGTAACGCGGCCGACCCGGACGGCGTGCTCGCGACCGTGCGCGACCTCCTCGGGCCGCACGGGCGGCTGGCGGTGCACGAGTACACCCTCAGCGGACGGCCCGTCCACCGCGCGGTGTGGACGGCGGTCTGCGGCGGCATCGTGCTGCCCGTGGCCACCGCCCTCGGGGACGGCGGGCTGTACCGCCACCTGTGGCGCAGCGTCGTCGGGTTCGACACCGCCGGCGAGTTCGCCGCCCGGGTCCGCTCGGCCGGGTTCGACCGGGTCAAGGTGCTGCCCCTGCCCGGCTGGCAGGCGGGCATCACCCACACCTTCGTCGCCAGGCGCGAGGTCCTCGACGCGGCCGGTGACCGGTGAGGGCCCCCGAGCGGCCCGGTGCGGCGCGGCGGGGCCGGGACCGGCGCGCCCGGATGCTGGCCCCCCGGCCGGGGGCGCCGCGGGTCGGCGGCGACCGCCCGCCGACGACCGCCGTCGTGGGCGGCGGCATCGCCGGACTGGCGGCCGCGACCGCTCTGGCGGAACGCGGGGTGCGCGTCACGCTCCACGAGCGCGGACCGGCTCTCGGCGGGCGCCTGGCCGGCTGGCCGACGCGGCTGCGCGACGGCACCACGGTGACGATGAGCCGCGGCTTCCACGCATTCTTCCGCCAGTACTACAACCTGCGCGGGTTGCTGCGGCGGACC
This Streptomyces sp. NBC_00377 DNA region includes the following protein-coding sequences:
- a CDS encoding phytoene desaturase, with the translated sequence MTRTIPGRTDHVVVVGAGLSGLSAALHLLGAGRRVTVVERDPLPGGRAGRLVRGGYRFDTGPTVLTMPDLADEAFAAVGDSLYERVDLIPLHPAYRARFADGSSIDVHTGAEAMEAEVRRFAGAGEAAGYRRLRDWLERLYRAQMRHFIDANFDSPWQLLTPDLARLAALRGFGRLDTGIGRHLKDERLRRVFSFQALYAGVPPARALAAYAVIAYMDTVAGVYFPRGGMHAVPQAMADAAADAGAELRFGQDVTRLERSGDRVTAVVTTEDRIPCDAVVLTPDLPVAYRLLGRAPRRPLRIRHSPSAVVLHAGTDRTWPELAHHTLSFGAAWRGTFDELTRTGELMSDPSLLITRPTATDPGLAPPGHHLHYILAPCPNSDIGPDAAEWSDLAPRYRDSVLKELEQRGLDGIGSAIEEQCLVTPADWQARGHAAGTPFSAAHTFAQTGPFRPRNLVRGTENAVLAGCGTTPGVGVPTVLLSGKLAAARVTGRTIRTPRPALRTRATPEGTPS
- a CDS encoding polyprenyl synthetase family protein: MRPSEAKDHHAAGPPPGPHHGPGQTSGPGAHPHLTGPAGAPGSRPEDAAFAPFLPDVSDLRALDDDVPAAVGHVLDRILAERAARAGALDPVFAHDLADRVARFTLDGGKRTRSQFVWWALRACGGKGPAAAAALRVGAALELIQTCALVHDDVMDGSRLRRGRPSLHADVEAQYADAARSSHQGTRFGEAAAILAGDLALVWADDVLAETESAPDTARRVRGLWSAMRTEMVAGQYLDLQGQTTSSRSSVRAIRAACLKSALYSVERPLALGAALAGADAATTTALCSAGRCIGIAFQLRDDLDDVFGSASRTGKPSGCDIRSGKPTYLVAVAQARAESSGDHQALAVLRHSLGRAELSEAGLAEVRSVLVATGARETVEARIERLAAQGMHHLDTAVLETDGRERLRALLHSAAGAPPEGRLSRGSPRIEDGLSDAGNGSPGSLLLTAGAEGATR
- a CDS encoding lycopene cyclase family protein; the encoded protein is MLDADVAIVGAGAAGLSLAHRLSHRAPGTRRLSVLLVEAPPGPLRPPSRTWCFWERGRGRYDAAVTATWQRLRVHTPDGRAVEDCIAPLRYKMIRSDDFEGLIAHDLAQSGQVRRLEATAETVEGVPGGAQVLTRTADGRAQTVRARWVFDSRPLGSLPAARTTLLQHFHGWFVRSDRPVFDVGTVELMDFRTPQPPRGLSFGYVLPTGDRQALVEYTEFSPQVLSPQGYEAALRRYTEDVLGLTGFEVVSTETGVIPMTDAPFARQSAQSVFRIGAAGGATRPSTGYTFAAVQRQTRAVARALAAGRRPLPPPAHSARSRAMDAVMLRALDSGRVAGADFFAHLFTRVPMERLLRFLDGRTRLHEDLSVGIRTPVLPMLRSAAELPCLPRRPFPGP
- a CDS encoding methyltransferase domain-containing protein; translation: MTLLRDADLAAAFDHAARSYDTLVAANPGYHAQLRRSARRLGLPDGGRGMRVLDLGCGTGASTAALAAVLPDAEITAVDASAGMLERAAAKPWTDNVTFVHAPAEQLAQAGVAGPFDAVFAAYLFRNAADPDGVLATVRDLLGPHGRLAVHEYTLSGRPVHRAVWTAVCGGIVLPVATALGDGGLYRHLWRSVVGFDTAGEFAARVRSAGFDRVKVLPLPGWQAGITHTFVARREVLDAAGDR